The Calditrichota bacterium DNA window ATTCAGCGCGTTTACGAACGGGCAAGTCTGGCGAAATTGTTGGACGATGTCATTGTGGCTACGGATGATGAACGAATTTTGGGCGCAGTGAAAAAATTCGGCGGACGCGCGGAAATGACCTCGCCGCAAGCGGCAAACGGAAGCGAACGCATCGCAGAAGTGGCGAGAGGGCTGGATTGCGATTTGGTGGTCAATATTCAGGGCGACGAGCCGCTCATCGATGCGGAAGTTATTGATCAATTAGTTCGGCTGATGGCAGACAATGCGGATGCGCCAGTGGGAACTTTAGTGCGAAAGATTGAGTCAGCCAAAGATTTGCTGAATCCGAACATTGTCAAAGTTGTTGTGGACAAAAACTGGTACGCGCTCTATTTTTCCCGCGCGGTCATTCCGTTTCAGCGCGATGGGGCAGAGAGGTCGGAATGGCCGAGAAAATCAGTTTACTATTGGCATGTCGGAATTTACATTTATCGCCGGAATTTTTTATTGAAATTTGTCGATTTGCCGCCTTCCGCACT harbors:
- the kdsB gene encoding 3-deoxy-manno-octulosonate cytidylyltransferase; protein product: MNRLKTVGIIPARYQSTRFPGKPLARIAGKPMIQRVYERASLAKLLDDVIVATDDERILGAVKKFGGRAEMTSPQAANGSERIAEVARGLDCDLVVNIQGDEPLIDAEVIDQLVRLMADNADAPVGTLVRKIESAKDLLNPNIVKVVVDKNWYALYFSRAVIPFQRDGAERSEWPRKSVYYWHVGIYIYRRNFLLKFVDLPPSALEKAEQLEQLRMLENGYRLKVALTDKIAMGVDVPEDIAKVERYLKEMNIE